In Salinirussus salinus, the following proteins share a genomic window:
- a CDS encoding Rieske (2Fe-2S) protein, whose amino-acid sequence MPTRHLIAEESELAEEGDRVLADVRGTEVAVFRVEGELHALVNFCVHQGGPLCEGDLSGEYGIADDGWEWTYDDVQKNVTCPWHGWKFDVRDGKSIDDDRYRVPTYDVEVEDGNVYVLR is encoded by the coding sequence ATGCCAACACGTCACCTGATCGCCGAGGAGTCCGAACTCGCCGAGGAGGGCGACCGCGTCCTGGCCGACGTCCGCGGGACCGAGGTCGCGGTGTTCCGGGTCGAGGGAGAACTCCACGCGCTGGTGAATTTCTGTGTCCACCAGGGTGGCCCGCTCTGCGAGGGCGACCTCTCCGGCGAGTACGGCATCGCGGACGACGGCTGGGAGTGGACCTACGACGACGTCCAGAAGAACGTCACCTGCCCCTGGCACGGCTGGAAGTTCGACGTCCGCGACGGGAAGAGCATCGACGACGACCGGTACCGGGTCCCGACCTACGACGTGGAGGTCGAGGACGGTAACGTCTACGTCCTGCGGTAG
- a CDS encoding LLM class flavin-dependent oxidoreductase, with protein sequence MTATGITVGGGDREDLFEYATLAESAGLESVWVGESWGPASVPAMTQLLERTDTIDVCSGIFNIYSRTPGLVAMTANTLADIGDGRFRVGIGASGPAVIENFHGVEFEAPLRRTREYIETVRGFLRGDRVEYDGEFFDLSGFQLDVDTYHECPIYVAAMGETNRQLSGEFADGWMPFILPSSGLDDALEAVHRGASRGDREPDAIDVAPWVPTCISETDPEAARQHAASVVGFYVGAMGDYYADAVTNFGFGEEADAIQAGWADDGPAGAAAAVTDEMVDAFCAAGTPEQAAESFDRFGAAGADSPVAYLPAQSAPEEMLRETVEHL encoded by the coding sequence ATGACGGCTACTGGCATCACCGTGGGCGGCGGCGACCGCGAGGACCTGTTCGAGTACGCGACTCTGGCCGAGTCGGCGGGGCTCGAGTCGGTCTGGGTCGGGGAGTCGTGGGGTCCCGCCTCCGTACCGGCGATGACGCAGTTGCTCGAACGCACCGACACGATCGACGTCTGCTCGGGTATTTTCAACATCTACAGCCGGACGCCGGGGCTCGTCGCCATGACGGCGAACACGCTCGCGGACATCGGGGACGGCCGCTTTCGCGTCGGCATCGGCGCGAGCGGTCCGGCGGTGATCGAGAACTTCCACGGCGTCGAGTTCGAGGCGCCGCTCCGGCGGACCCGGGAGTACATCGAGACCGTCCGGGGTTTTCTCCGCGGCGACCGCGTCGAGTACGACGGCGAATTCTTCGACCTCTCGGGGTTCCAGCTCGACGTGGACACCTACCACGAGTGTCCGATATACGTCGCGGCAATGGGTGAAACGAACCGCCAGCTGTCCGGGGAATTCGCCGACGGCTGGATGCCCTTTATCCTCCCGTCGTCGGGGCTCGACGACGCGCTCGAGGCCGTCCACCGTGGTGCCTCTCGCGGCGACCGCGAGCCCGACGCCATCGACGTGGCACCGTGGGTCCCGACCTGCATCTCCGAGACAGACCCAGAGGCGGCACGCCAGCACGCCGCCTCAGTCGTCGGCTTCTACGTCGGCGCGATGGGCGACTACTACGCCGATGCCGTCACCAACTTCGGGTTCGGCGAGGAGGCCGACGCCATCCAGGCGGGCTGGGCGGACGACGGGCCTGCCGGGGCCGCCGCCGCGGTCACCGACGAGATGGTCGACGCGTTCTGCGCCGCCGGGACACCCGAACAAGCAGCCGAGAGCTTCGACCGTTTCGGGGCGGCCGGGGCCGACTCGCCGGTGGCCTACCTCCCGGCCCAGAGTGCGCCGGAGGAGATGCTTCGCGAGACAGTCGAGCATCTCTGA
- a CDS encoding hemolysin family protein, with amino-acid sequence MVDVGPSLLRLVFALFLVVLNGFFVAAEFAFVRVRATSVEQLVEEGRAGAESLQDVMGDLDNYLAVTQLGITLASLGLGWAGEPAIASLLEPALESVLPASLIHLVAIAVGFSIITFLHVVFGELAPKTFAIAQTERFSLYLAPPMKVFYYLFYPGIVVFNGAANAFTSLLGVPPASESDETLGEREIRRVLARSGEAGDVDVAEVAMIDRVFELDDTSVREVMVPLPDVVSVPADATLAELREAVFESGHTRYPVVEADDPTQVVGFVDLKDVLRASESADAGTTTAGDIAREILVVPETTAINDLLLQFREEHQQMAAVIDEWGSLEGIATVEDVVEAVVGDLRDEFDTDEREPSVRERGDGGFDADGGVPLSAVNDVLDLALDHEAVETVGGFVLSRLDRAPEPGDSVDVPGHTIEVTGVDGTRISTVRIYEREGSDE; translated from the coding sequence ATGGTAGACGTCGGCCCCTCGCTGCTCCGGCTCGTGTTCGCGCTGTTTCTCGTCGTTCTGAACGGCTTCTTCGTCGCCGCGGAGTTCGCCTTCGTCCGGGTCCGCGCCACCTCGGTCGAACAGCTCGTCGAGGAGGGGCGAGCCGGCGCGGAGAGTCTCCAGGACGTGATGGGGGACCTCGACAACTACCTCGCGGTGACGCAACTCGGCATCACGCTCGCCTCGCTGGGGCTGGGGTGGGCCGGCGAACCCGCCATCGCGTCGCTGCTGGAACCGGCGCTGGAGTCGGTCCTCCCGGCGTCGCTCATCCACCTGGTCGCCATCGCGGTCGGCTTCTCGATCATCACCTTCCTCCACGTCGTCTTCGGCGAACTCGCCCCGAAGACGTTCGCGATCGCCCAGACCGAGCGGTTCTCGCTGTACCTCGCGCCGCCGATGAAGGTCTTCTACTACCTCTTCTACCCGGGCATCGTCGTCTTCAACGGGGCGGCCAACGCGTTCACCAGCCTCCTGGGTGTGCCGCCGGCCTCCGAGTCCGACGAGACGCTCGGGGAGCGGGAGATCCGCCGCGTGCTGGCACGCTCCGGCGAGGCGGGCGACGTCGACGTCGCGGAGGTGGCGATGATCGACCGCGTGTTCGAGCTCGACGACACCAGCGTCCGGGAAGTCATGGTCCCGCTGCCGGACGTGGTGAGCGTGCCGGCCGACGCCACACTGGCCGAACTCCGGGAGGCCGTCTTCGAGTCAGGACACACGCGCTATCCAGTCGTCGAGGCCGACGACCCGACCCAGGTGGTCGGCTTCGTCGACCTCAAGGACGTGCTGCGCGCGAGCGAGAGCGCGGACGCCGGGACGACGACCGCCGGCGATATCGCCCGCGAGATACTCGTCGTCCCGGAGACGACCGCGATCAACGACCTCCTCCTGCAGTTCCGGGAGGAACACCAGCAGATGGCCGCGGTGATCGACGAGTGGGGGTCGCTGGAGGGGATCGCGACGGTCGAGGACGTCGTCGAGGCCGTCGTCGGCGACCTCCGCGACGAGTTCGACACCGACGAGCGCGAACCGTCGGTCCGCGAGCGCGGCGACGGCGGGTTCGACGCCGACGGCGGCGTCCCGCTGTCGGCGGTCAACGACGTGCTCGACCTCGCACTCGACCACGAGGCGGTCGAAACGGTCGGCGGGTTCGTGCTCAGCCGGCTCGACCGTGCGCCCGAACCCGGCGACAGCGTCGACGTACCCGGACACACCATCGAGGTGACTGGGGTCGACGGCACCCGGATCTCGACGGTACGGATCTACGAGCGCGAGGGGAGTGACGAGTGA
- a CDS encoding 2,3-butanediol dehydrogenase: MRAATYHGQGDVRVEEVDAPAGPGADEIRVSVTACGICGSDLHEYAAGPVAIPDDDPHPLTGETLPVPLGHEFAGEVAEVGADVDDISAGDPVTVNPLLYCGECRHCVAGHHNRCESGGFIGLSGGRGGLAEEVVVSREKAVRLPDALPVGYGALAEPFSVGFHAVRTSPLAPGDSVAVYGAGPIGLTVIQAARAAGADTVYAVEPQDTRRDLAGAVGADGTLDPTATDTVAQIHERAGGVDVSFEVAGVEQTLQDAVTATTAGGHTTVISQFEGAVEVDPNLFVMGERSLDGTLAYEGGPRSDEEFGPVVGMFASGALDPEPLVSSCIPLDDVVEDGFDALLDPDREEVKVLVEL; the protein is encoded by the coding sequence ATGAGAGCCGCGACGTACCACGGACAGGGAGACGTCCGCGTCGAAGAGGTCGACGCCCCTGCTGGTCCCGGGGCGGACGAGATCCGGGTCTCGGTCACCGCCTGCGGGATCTGCGGGTCGGACCTCCACGAATACGCCGCCGGGCCGGTCGCGATCCCCGACGACGACCCACACCCGCTCACCGGCGAGACGCTCCCGGTCCCGCTGGGCCACGAGTTCGCCGGGGAAGTCGCCGAGGTCGGTGCCGACGTCGACGACATCTCCGCTGGCGACCCCGTGACGGTCAATCCCCTCCTCTACTGCGGGGAGTGTCGACACTGTGTTGCCGGTCACCACAACCGGTGTGAATCCGGCGGCTTCATCGGCCTCTCCGGGGGCAGGGGTGGACTCGCCGAGGAGGTCGTCGTTTCGCGGGAGAAAGCCGTCCGGCTCCCGGACGCGCTCCCCGTCGGGTACGGCGCGCTCGCCGAACCCTTCAGCGTCGGCTTCCACGCCGTCCGTACCAGTCCCCTCGCTCCAGGCGACTCCGTCGCCGTCTACGGTGCCGGCCCGATCGGCCTCACCGTCATCCAGGCTGCCCGCGCCGCCGGCGCCGACACGGTCTACGCCGTCGAACCGCAGGACACACGCCGCGACCTCGCCGGGGCCGTCGGGGCGGACGGGACGCTGGACCCGACCGCGACGGACACGGTCGCGCAGATCCACGAGCGGGCCGGCGGCGTCGACGTCTCCTTCGAAGTCGCCGGCGTCGAGCAGACGCTGCAGGATGCGGTCACAGCGACCACCGCCGGCGGCCACACTACCGTCATCAGCCAGTTCGAGGGCGCCGTGGAGGTCGACCCGAACCTCTTCGTCATGGGCGAACGCTCCCTCGACGGCACGCTCGCGTACGAGGGTGGCCCCCGGTCGGACGAGGAGTTCGGTCCCGTCGTCGGGATGTTCGCATCCGGCGCGCTCGACCCCGAGCCCCTCGTCAGCAGCTGCATCCCCCTCGACGATGTCGTCGAAGACGGCTTCGATGCGCTGCTGGACCCCGACCGGGAGGAGGTGAAGGTTCTCGTCGAACTGTAG